A window of the Scandinavium goeteborgense genome harbors these coding sequences:
- a CDS encoding UbiX family flavin prenyltransferase yields MKRLIIGISGASGAIYGVRLLQVLRDVAEVETHLVMSQAARQTLALETDFSLREVQALANVVHDARDIAASISSGSFKTDGMVILPCSIKTLSGIVHSYTDGLLTRAADVVLKERRRLVLCVRETPLHLGHLRLMTQAAEIGAIIMPPVPAFYHRPQTLDDVIDQTVNRVLDQFDITLPKELFTRWQGAE; encoded by the coding sequence ATGAAACGACTCATTATTGGAATTTCCGGTGCCAGCGGCGCTATCTATGGCGTACGGCTGTTGCAGGTGCTGCGCGACGTCGCAGAGGTGGAAACCCATTTGGTGATGAGTCAGGCCGCGCGACAAACGCTGGCTCTCGAAACTGATTTCTCTTTACGTGAAGTGCAGGCGCTCGCCAATGTCGTTCACGATGCGCGTGATATCGCCGCCAGTATCTCCTCGGGTTCGTTTAAAACCGACGGAATGGTTATCCTTCCTTGCTCCATAAAAACCCTCTCAGGCATCGTCCACAGCTACACCGATGGTTTACTGACCCGCGCCGCTGACGTGGTGCTGAAAGAGCGCCGTCGCCTGGTGCTTTGCGTGCGCGAAACGCCGCTGCATTTGGGGCATTTACGACTGATGACGCAGGCGGCTGAAATTGGCGCGATCATTATGCCGCCTGTTCCGGCGTTTTATCACCGGCCGCAAACGCTGGATGACGTGATTGATCAAACGGTTAATCGCGTATTGGATCAGTTTGATATCACCCTGCCAAAAGAGCTTTTCACCCGCTGGCAAGGCGCGGAATAG
- the argT gene encoding lysine/arginine/ornithine ABC transporter substrate-binding protein ArgT has product MKKTVLALSLMLGISSASSAFAALPQTVRIGTDATYAPFSSKDAKGDFVGFDIDLGNEMCKRMQVKCTWVGIDFDSLIPSLKAKKIDAIISSLSITEKRQQEIGFSDKLYAADSRLIAAKGSPIVPTLDSLKGKHVGVLQGSTQETYANENWRSKGIDVVAYQNQDLIYSDLSAGRLDAAFQDEVAASEGFLKQPAGKDYAFAGPSVKDKKYFGDGTGVGLRKDDTELKAAFDKALDGLRKDGTYDKMAKKYFDFNVYGD; this is encoded by the coding sequence ATGAAGAAGACGGTTCTGGCTCTCTCTTTAATGCTGGGGATCAGCAGTGCTTCCAGCGCATTTGCCGCGCTGCCGCAGACTGTTCGTATCGGTACCGACGCCACTTACGCGCCGTTCTCATCCAAGGATGCGAAAGGAGATTTCGTCGGCTTTGATATCGATTTGGGTAACGAAATGTGCAAGCGCATGCAGGTGAAATGTACCTGGGTTGGCATCGATTTTGACTCCCTGATCCCGTCTCTGAAGGCGAAGAAAATCGACGCCATCATCTCCTCTTTGTCGATCACCGAAAAGCGCCAGCAGGAAATCGGCTTCTCTGACAAGCTGTACGCCGCTGACTCTCGCCTGATCGCCGCCAAAGGTTCTCCGATTGTCCCAACGCTGGATTCGCTGAAAGGCAAACACGTGGGCGTGCTGCAAGGCTCTACACAGGAAACCTATGCCAACGAAAACTGGCGTAGCAAAGGCATTGATGTGGTGGCCTATCAGAACCAGGATCTTATCTATTCTGACCTCTCCGCAGGACGCCTCGACGCTGCCTTCCAGGACGAAGTCGCCGCCAGCGAAGGCTTCCTGAAACAGCCAGCCGGTAAAGATTACGCCTTTGCTGGCCCGTCCGTTAAAGACAAGAAATACTTTGGCGACGGCACCGGCGTGGGCCTGCGTAAAGACGATACCGAGCTGAAAGCTGCCTTCGACAAAGCACTCGACGGACTGCGTAAAGATGGCACCTACGACAAGATGGCGAAGAAGTATTTCGACTTCAACGTCTACGGTGACTAA
- the hisJ gene encoding histidine ABC transporter substrate-binding protein HisJ, with protein MKKLALSLSLALALSSVSTVFAAIPSKVRIGTDPTYAPFESKNAQGELVGFDIDLAKELCKRIKAQCTFVENPLDALIPSLQAKKIDAIMSSLSITEKRQQQIAFTDKLYAADSRLVVKKGSPVTPDLNTLKGKRVGVLQGTTQETYGNEHWAPKGIEIVSYQGQDNIYSDLTAGRIDAAFQDEVAASEGFLKQPVGKDYQFGGPSIKDEKLFGVGTGMGLRKEDNELRAALNKAFAEMRADGTYDTLAKKYFDFNVYGE; from the coding sequence ATGAAAAAACTGGCGTTGTCTCTTTCTCTTGCGTTGGCACTTTCCAGCGTTTCTACGGTTTTCGCAGCCATTCCATCGAAAGTTCGTATTGGCACAGATCCGACTTATGCCCCCTTCGAATCCAAGAATGCGCAGGGTGAGTTAGTGGGTTTTGACATCGATCTGGCAAAAGAGCTGTGTAAGCGAATTAAAGCGCAATGTACCTTCGTTGAGAACCCGCTGGATGCGCTGATCCCGTCTCTGCAGGCGAAGAAAATCGACGCCATTATGTCCTCACTCTCCATTACGGAAAAACGCCAGCAGCAGATTGCCTTCACGGACAAACTCTATGCCGCAGATTCCCGCCTGGTCGTTAAAAAAGGCAGCCCGGTTACGCCGGATCTGAATACCCTGAAAGGCAAGCGAGTGGGCGTCCTGCAAGGCACCACGCAGGAAACTTACGGCAATGAGCACTGGGCACCAAAAGGCATCGAAATTGTCTCCTACCAGGGCCAGGATAATATCTATTCTGACCTGACGGCCGGGCGTATTGATGCTGCGTTCCAGGATGAAGTGGCGGCAAGCGAAGGCTTCCTCAAGCAGCCTGTCGGTAAAGATTATCAGTTTGGCGGCCCGTCCATTAAGGATGAAAAACTGTTCGGCGTAGGTACCGGTATGGGCCTGCGTAAAGAGGATAACGAACTCCGTGCTGCCCTGAATAAAGCCTTTGCTGAGATGCGTGCTGACGGCACCTACGACACGCTGGCGAAGAAGTATTTCGATTTCAACGTATACGGCGAGTAA
- a CDS encoding histidine ABC transporter permease HisQ, whose translation MLYGFSQVIFQGALVTLELALSSVVLAVLIGLAGAAGKLSGNRAVALIFEGYTTLIRGVPDLVLMLLIFYGLQIVLNSITDALGVAQFDIDPMIAGIITLGFIYGAYFTETFRGAFLAVPRGHIEAATAFGFTSRQTFVRILFPAMMRFALPGIGNNWQVILKATALVSLLGLEDVVKATQLAGKSTWEPFYFAIVCGLIYLVFTTVSNGVLLLLERRYSVGVKRADL comes from the coding sequence ATGCTGTACGGGTTTTCACAAGTAATATTTCAGGGGGCCCTGGTCACCCTTGAGCTGGCCCTCAGCTCCGTAGTGCTGGCCGTGCTTATTGGTCTGGCAGGCGCTGCGGGCAAACTTTCCGGTAATCGTGCAGTGGCACTGATTTTTGAAGGCTATACCACCTTAATTCGTGGCGTGCCGGATCTGGTGCTGATGCTGCTGATTTTCTACGGTCTGCAAATTGTACTCAACAGCATTACCGATGCGCTGGGCGTGGCACAGTTTGATATCGACCCGATGATCGCCGGTATCATTACCCTTGGTTTTATCTACGGAGCCTACTTCACCGAAACTTTCCGCGGCGCGTTTCTGGCTGTACCCAGAGGCCATATTGAAGCGGCAACTGCTTTCGGCTTTACCAGCCGCCAGACGTTTGTGCGTATTCTGTTTCCTGCAATGATGCGGTTTGCGCTGCCGGGGATTGGCAACAATTGGCAGGTTATCCTCAAAGCGACCGCTCTGGTGTCCTTGCTGGGTCTGGAAGATGTGGTGAAAGCGACGCAACTCGCGGGGAAAAGTACCTGGGAGCCGTTCTACTTCGCCATCGTCTGCGGACTGATTTATCTGGTATTCACGACGGTATCCAATGGAGTGCTACTTCTGCTCGAGCGTCGTTATTCCGTGGGTGTGAAGAGGGCTGACCTGTGA
- a CDS encoding ABC transporter permease, protein MIDIIHEYWKSLLWTDGYRMTGVAITLWLLISSVLMGGILAVFLAIGRVSSNKFIQFPIWLFTYIFRGTPLYVQLLVFYSGMYTLEIVKGTELLNAFFRSGLNCTVLALTLNTCAYTTEIFAGAIRSVPAGEVEAARAYGFSGVKLYRCIILPSALRIALPAYSNEVILMLHSTALAFTATVPDLLKIARDINSATYQPFTAFGIAAVLYLIISYVLISLFRKAEKRWLQHVKPSSTH, encoded by the coding sequence GTGATTGATATTATTCACGAATACTGGAAGTCCCTGCTGTGGACCGACGGCTACCGTATGACTGGCGTGGCGATCACCCTTTGGCTGCTGATCTCTTCAGTGCTGATGGGCGGCATTCTGGCGGTATTTTTGGCGATCGGCCGCGTATCCAGCAACAAATTCATTCAGTTCCCCATTTGGCTGTTTACCTACATCTTCCGCGGCACGCCGCTGTATGTTCAGCTGCTGGTGTTTTATTCCGGGATGTACACGCTCGAAATAGTCAAAGGCACTGAATTGTTGAACGCTTTTTTCCGCAGCGGCCTGAACTGTACGGTGCTGGCGCTGACGCTCAACACCTGTGCGTACACCACGGAAATTTTTGCCGGAGCCATTCGCTCTGTGCCAGCGGGAGAAGTGGAAGCCGCGCGCGCCTACGGTTTTTCCGGCGTGAAGCTTTATCGCTGCATCATTTTACCGTCGGCGCTGCGTATCGCGCTCCCAGCCTACAGCAACGAAGTGATTTTGATGCTGCACTCCACGGCGCTGGCGTTTACGGCCACGGTGCCGGATTTGCTGAAAATCGCCCGTGATATTAACTCTGCCACTTACCAACCGTTTACCGCGTTTGGGATTGCGGCGGTGCTGTATCTGATTATCTCTTATGTGCTGATTAGCCTGTTCCGCAAGGCGGAAAAACGCTGGCTGCAACATGTGAAACCCTCTTCGACACACTGA
- the hisP gene encoding histidine ABC transporter ATP-binding protein HisP produces MPDNKLNVIDLHKRYGEHEVLKGVSLKANAGDVISIIGSSGSGKSTFLRCINFLEKPSEGNIVVSGQNIGLVRDKDGQLKVADKNQLRLLRTRLTMVFQHFNLWSHMTVLENVMEAPIQVLGLSKQEARERAVKYLAKVGIDERQQIKYPVHLSGGQQQRVSIARALAMEPEVLLFDEPTSALDPELVGEVLRIMQKLAEEGKTMVVVTHEMGFARDVSSHVIFLHQGLIEEEGHPDDVFGSPKSPRLQQFLKGSLK; encoded by the coding sequence ATGCCTGACAATAAATTAAACGTTATCGACCTGCACAAGCGCTACGGCGAACATGAAGTGCTGAAAGGGGTGTCACTGAAGGCCAATGCCGGTGATGTGATCAGTATTATTGGCTCGTCCGGTTCAGGGAAAAGTACCTTCCTGCGTTGCATTAACTTCCTCGAAAAGCCAAGCGAAGGGAATATTGTGGTCAGCGGGCAGAATATCGGCCTGGTGCGTGATAAAGACGGTCAGCTGAAAGTGGCGGATAAAAACCAGCTACGCCTGCTGCGTACGCGTTTGACCATGGTGTTCCAGCACTTCAACCTGTGGAGCCACATGACGGTGCTGGAAAACGTGATGGAAGCGCCGATTCAGGTTCTTGGCCTCAGCAAGCAGGAAGCACGTGAGCGCGCGGTAAAATATCTCGCGAAAGTGGGTATCGACGAACGCCAGCAGATTAAATATCCGGTTCACCTTTCCGGCGGCCAGCAGCAGCGTGTGTCTATTGCCCGCGCGCTGGCGATGGAACCGGAAGTACTGCTGTTTGACGAACCCACCTCCGCGCTTGACCCGGAACTTGTTGGCGAAGTGCTGCGCATCATGCAGAAGCTGGCGGAAGAGGGGAAAACCATGGTGGTGGTGACGCATGAAATGGGCTTTGCCCGCGATGTGTCGTCCCACGTGATTTTCCTACATCAGGGTCTGATTGAAGAAGAAGGTCATCCGGATGATGTTTTCGGAAGCCCAAAAAGCCCACGCTTGCAGCAGTTCCTGAAAGGTTCGTTGAAATAA
- a CDS encoding GNAT family N-acetyltransferase, translated as MSVLLTSRLTLSPLSENDWPCFLALRSNPQVMRFMGVPLSEAELCLKFTSRLSGNVFAIHEREGECVGDIGLQVSTHNAQEADIGYALLPQAQGKGYAQEALTAICEHGFSTLGLQAINAWVLADNAGSVRLLEKLGFIRTQVLEKAFEINGELYDDWVYRLER; from the coding sequence ATGTCGGTATTGCTTACCTCACGCCTGACGCTTTCCCCGTTGTCGGAAAATGACTGGCCCTGTTTTCTGGCACTGCGCAGCAACCCACAGGTAATGCGTTTTATGGGAGTTCCGCTCTCAGAAGCAGAGCTATGTCTGAAGTTCACTTCCCGGCTTTCAGGCAATGTTTTCGCGATACATGAACGTGAAGGTGAATGCGTGGGCGATATTGGGCTGCAGGTCAGCACGCATAACGCTCAGGAAGCGGATATCGGTTACGCGTTGCTGCCCCAGGCGCAGGGCAAAGGGTACGCGCAGGAAGCCCTGACGGCCATTTGCGAACATGGTTTTTCCACTCTCGGGCTACAGGCAATTAACGCTTGGGTATTGGCAGATAACGCCGGATCGGTGCGGTTGCTGGAAAAGCTGGGGTTTATACGCACGCAGGTGCTGGAAAAGGCCTTCGAGATTAACGGTGAGCTGTACGACGATTGGGTATATCGACTGGAACGGTAA
- a CDS encoding DNA-binding protein, which yields MSLFNFTLTLSGVTSDAIALEDRLFTAGCDDALVCFYGTAVYLEFDRDAESLAQAVLSAVNDIESAGIGARVESVDSTLVGLSDIAELTGLTRQAIALLKDGARGSRQFPGPVQRVKGNSPLWHWRTVVDWLASEGRIPPDSPLIANAHILDSMNLALQLRSSLEKQTVMHYLHQLEHKSTASAP from the coding sequence ATGTCACTTTTCAATTTCACCCTGACGCTGTCAGGCGTAACGTCAGATGCCATCGCGCTGGAAGACCGTCTTTTTACCGCGGGCTGCGATGACGCTCTGGTCTGCTTTTACGGCACCGCCGTGTATCTCGAATTCGATCGTGATGCAGAAAGCCTGGCACAGGCCGTGCTTTCCGCGGTCAATGATATCGAATCAGCAGGAATTGGCGCGCGAGTCGAATCCGTCGATTCCACTCTGGTTGGGTTAAGCGATATTGCAGAACTGACCGGCCTCACGCGCCAGGCCATCGCACTGCTCAAAGATGGTGCCAGAGGATCACGTCAATTTCCTGGCCCGGTACAACGCGTTAAGGGCAACTCCCCTCTCTGGCACTGGCGCACGGTTGTTGACTGGCTGGCGAGTGAAGGTCGCATTCCGCCTGACTCGCCACTCATTGCCAATGCACACATTCTCGACAGTATGAACCTGGCATTGCAACTTCGTTCTTCGCTCGAAAAACAAACGGTGATGCATTACCTGCATCAACTGGAACACAAAAGTACTGCATCCGCGCCTTAA
- a CDS encoding TIGR01777 family oxidoreductase — MKILITGGTGLIGRHLIPRLLELGHSVIVVTRSPEKARQQLDARVELWKGLNERSTLDGIDAVINLAGEPIADKRWTEEQKQRLCSSRWHITQKLVELFAASTQPPAVLISGSAAGYYGDLGEVVVTEEEPPHNEFTHKLCARWEQIACEAQSEHTRVCLLRTGVVLAPKGGILGKMAPPFKLGLGGPIGTGRQYLAWIHIDDMVNGIIWLLDNDLRGPFNMVSPYPVRNEQFAHALGHVLHRPAVLRAPATAVRLLMGESSVLVLGGQRALPKRLEESGFGFRWYDLEEALSDVLP; from the coding sequence ATGAAGATCCTGATTACCGGCGGTACTGGCCTGATTGGCCGTCATCTGATCCCACGTCTGCTTGAGTTGGGACACAGCGTGATTGTCGTCACGCGCAGCCCAGAGAAAGCGCGCCAGCAGTTGGATGCCCGCGTTGAACTCTGGAAGGGGCTCAACGAGCGCAGCACGCTGGACGGTATCGACGCGGTAATTAATCTTGCCGGCGAACCTATCGCCGACAAACGCTGGACCGAAGAGCAAAAACAGCGGTTGTGCAGCAGCCGCTGGCACATCACCCAAAAGCTGGTTGAGCTGTTTGCCGCAAGCACTCAGCCGCCGGCCGTGTTGATTTCCGGTTCTGCCGCGGGATATTACGGCGATCTCGGTGAAGTGGTGGTGACGGAAGAAGAACCGCCACATAACGAATTCACCCATAAACTCTGCGCGCGCTGGGAGCAAATTGCCTGCGAAGCACAAAGCGAGCACACCCGCGTTTGTTTGCTGCGTACCGGAGTAGTTCTGGCGCCTAAAGGGGGGATCCTCGGCAAAATGGCGCCGCCTTTCAAACTCGGCCTCGGCGGCCCTATCGGCACGGGTCGACAATATCTGGCGTGGATCCATATCGACGATATGGTTAACGGAATTATTTGGCTGCTGGATAACGACCTGCGCGGCCCGTTCAACATGGTTTCACCTTACCCTGTTCGCAACGAACAATTCGCGCATGCGCTTGGCCATGTGCTGCATCGTCCGGCAGTGCTGCGAGCCCCTGCAACCGCCGTCAGGCTGCTGATGGGAGAATCTTCGGTGCTGGTCCTGGGTGGACAACGCGCCCTGCCTAAGCGCCTTGAAGAGTCCGGTTTCGGCTTTCGCTGGTACGATCTTGAGGAAGCGTTGAGCGACGTTCTGCCTTAA
- the folX gene encoding dihydroneopterin triphosphate 2'-epimerase, with the protein MSQPDAIIRIKNLRLRTYIGIKEEEIANRQDIVINVAIHYAAENARNSEDINDALNYRTITKCIIQHVENNRFSLLEKLTQDVLNIACEHHWVTYAEVEIDKLHALRYADSVSMTMSWRG; encoded by the coding sequence ATGTCCCAGCCAGACGCCATTATTCGTATCAAGAACCTGCGCCTGCGTACCTATATCGGTATCAAAGAAGAAGAGATAGCTAATCGTCAGGATATCGTCATCAATGTGGCTATCCACTATGCTGCTGAAAACGCACGCAATAGCGAAGATATCAACGATGCGCTGAACTACCGTACAATCACTAAATGCATTATTCAGCATGTGGAGAATAACCGGTTCTCCTTACTGGAAAAATTAACTCAGGATGTGCTCAACATCGCATGCGAACATCACTGGGTCACATATGCTGAAGTAGAAATCGACAAACTTCACGCGCTGCGATATGCCGATTCTGTCTCCATGACGATGAGCTGGCGAGGCTAA
- the yfcG gene encoding GSH-dependent disulfide bond oxidoreductase, with amino-acid sequence MIDLYYAPTPNGHKITLFLEEAQLAYRLIRVDISKGDQFRSEFLTVSPNNKIPAIVDHVPVDGGAPFSLFESGEILLYLAEKSGKLLSGELRERHVTLQWLFWQIGGLGPMLGQNHHFNHFAPQPVPYAIERYQVETLRLYNVLNKRLSTSPWLGGEHYSIADIACWPWVNAHLRQRIDLQNFPAVNNWFERIRQRPATERAMQKAQAN; translated from the coding sequence ATGATTGACCTCTATTACGCCCCTACCCCTAACGGTCATAAAATCACGTTGTTTTTGGAAGAAGCACAGCTCGCTTACCGGCTGATCCGCGTGGATATCAGCAAGGGCGATCAGTTTCGCTCCGAATTTCTTACGGTATCACCCAATAATAAAATCCCGGCAATTGTCGACCACGTTCCCGTCGACGGTGGAGCCCCTTTCAGCCTGTTTGAGTCCGGTGAAATTTTGCTGTATCTGGCCGAAAAGTCAGGAAAACTGCTGAGCGGTGAGCTGCGAGAACGTCATGTCACGCTTCAATGGCTGTTCTGGCAGATAGGCGGCCTGGGGCCAATGCTTGGGCAAAATCATCATTTCAACCACTTCGCGCCCCAGCCGGTGCCTTACGCCATTGAGCGTTATCAGGTTGAAACCCTGAGACTGTATAACGTGTTAAACAAGCGGCTGAGCACGTCACCCTGGCTCGGCGGCGAGCATTACAGCATTGCCGATATTGCCTGCTGGCCATGGGTTAACGCCCATCTGCGACAGCGCATCGACCTGCAAAACTTCCCGGCAGTGAACAACTGGTTTGAACGGATACGCCAGCGACCGGCAACTGAACGCGCCATGCAGAAGGCCCAGGCGAATTAA
- the yfcF gene encoding glutathione transferase, which translates to MTRPVITLWSDNHFYSPYVMSVYVALQEKGLAFSLKTVDLAKGEHLQSGWKGYGLTRRVPLLEVDTFELTESSAITEYLDERFAPPQWERLYPHDMEKRARARQIQAWIRSDLMPIREERSTEVVFGGVKKPALSNAGEKAAAKLYDTASALLAHGKPNLFGEWSVADTDLALMINRLVLNGDDVPEQLVDYASFQWQRASVQRFLALSAKHAG; encoded by the coding sequence ATGACTCGTCCCGTAATTACGCTGTGGTCCGATAACCATTTTTACTCGCCGTATGTGATGTCCGTGTATGTCGCTTTGCAGGAAAAAGGGCTGGCGTTCAGCCTGAAAACCGTTGATCTGGCAAAGGGTGAGCATCTGCAATCTGGCTGGAAGGGCTACGGGTTAACCCGCCGGGTGCCGCTGCTGGAGGTAGATACTTTCGAACTGACAGAGTCTTCGGCTATCACCGAATACCTTGATGAGCGTTTCGCTCCGCCGCAGTGGGAGCGCCTGTATCCGCATGATATGGAAAAGCGCGCCCGCGCCCGGCAGATTCAGGCCTGGATACGCAGCGATTTAATGCCCATCCGGGAAGAACGTTCCACGGAGGTTGTGTTTGGCGGAGTGAAGAAACCGGCTCTCAGTAACGCTGGGGAAAAAGCCGCAGCGAAACTGTACGACACCGCAAGCGCGTTGCTGGCCCACGGGAAGCCAAACCTGTTTGGCGAATGGTCTGTGGCGGATACCGATCTGGCGCTAATGATTAATCGTCTGGTGCTGAACGGGGATGATGTCCCGGAACAGTTGGTCGATTATGCTTCCTTCCAGTGGCAGCGAGCGTCCGTTCAGCGTTTCCTTGCGCTCTCGGCGAAACACGCAGGCTGA
- the yfcE gene encoding phosphodiesterase, translated as MMKLMFASDIHGSLPAAERVLSLFAKSDARYLVILGDVLNHGPRNALPEGYAPAEVAERLNTQAERIIAVRGNCDSEVDQMLLHFPITAPWQQVLTAEQRLFLTHGHLFGPDNLPSLAAGDVLVYGHTHIPVAERRGDTFHFNPGSVSIPKGGFSASYGMMEGNKLRVLALNDQRVIAEVAINP; from the coding sequence TTGATGAAGCTGATGTTTGCATCAGATATTCACGGGTCTTTGCCCGCCGCTGAACGCGTGCTGTCACTGTTTGCAAAGAGTGATGCCAGATATCTGGTCATTTTGGGCGACGTGTTAAATCATGGCCCGCGTAATGCGTTGCCTGAAGGCTATGCGCCAGCTGAGGTTGCGGAGCGCTTAAATACGCAGGCAGAGCGGATTATTGCCGTGCGCGGAAACTGCGACAGTGAAGTGGACCAGATGCTGCTGCATTTTCCCATCACCGCACCGTGGCAACAGGTATTGACCGCCGAACAGCGACTGTTTTTGACTCACGGACATCTGTTTGGTCCGGACAATCTGCCGTCCCTCGCGGCTGGCGATGTGCTGGTTTATGGTCATACTCATATTCCGGTTGCTGAACGTCGAGGTGACACCTTCCACTTCAACCCGGGCTCCGTCAGCATTCCGAAAGGCGGCTTTAGTGCCAGCTACGGTATGATGGAGGGCAATAAATTGCGGGTTTTAGCACTCAATGATCAACGGGTTATTGCAGAGGTAGCAATTAATCCGTAA
- the yfcD gene encoding NUDIX hydrolase YfcD — MVEQNLASTEWVDIVNEDNEVIAQSSREQMRAQCLRHRATYIVVHDGMGKILVQRRTETKDFMPGMLDATAGGVVQSDEQLLDSARREAEEELGIAGVPFADHGQFYFEDKHCRVWGSLFSCVSHGPFALQEEEVSEVCWLTPEEITARCDEFTNDSLKALALWMTRNAKNEGAKDASKDVSKDASKEEETE, encoded by the coding sequence ATGGTGGAGCAGAATTTGGCAAGCACAGAATGGGTGGATATCGTCAACGAAGACAACGAGGTCATCGCACAGTCCAGCCGTGAACAAATGCGTGCGCAGTGTCTGCGTCATCGCGCGACCTACATTGTAGTTCATGACGGCATGGGAAAAATTCTCGTACAGCGCCGGACCGAAACCAAAGATTTTATGCCGGGTATGCTGGATGCCACCGCGGGCGGCGTGGTGCAGTCTGATGAGCAGCTGCTCGACTCAGCGCGTCGCGAAGCAGAAGAAGAGCTGGGCATTGCAGGCGTGCCGTTTGCAGACCACGGGCAATTCTACTTCGAAGACAAACACTGCCGCGTGTGGGGCAGCCTTTTCAGCTGTGTCTCTCACGGCCCGTTTGCGTTGCAGGAAGAAGAAGTGAGCGAAGTCTGCTGGCTGACGCCGGAAGAGATTACCGCGCGTTGTGATGAATTCACTAATGACTCACTGAAGGCGCTGGCGTTGTGGATGACCCGCAATGCCAAGAACGAAGGCGCGAAAGACGCGTCAAAAGACGTATCAAAAGACGCATCGAAAGAAGAAGAGACCGAGTAA